The proteins below come from a single Gordonia sp. X0973 genomic window:
- the pepN gene encoding aminopeptidase N, which translates to MTEPNLTRDQAAARRDVLTDVAYRIDLDLTDGNGKPGETTFRSTTTITFGARPGSETFVDLVAPQLISATLNGAALPVDGYDEEVGLALSGLAEHNELVVVADCAYSNTGEGLHRFVDPTDGAVYLYSQFETADAKRMFACFDQPDVKAVFDVTVKAPADWQVVSNGATASTTADDDGSATHVFATTPLLSTYLVALIAGPYSHWADAYSDEHGTIDLRLFCRASLAEHMDADRLFTETKQGFDFYHRNFGVPYAFGKYDQLFVPEFNAGAMENAGAVTFLEDYVFRSRVTNYLYERRAETVLHEMAHMWFGDLVTMRWWDDLWLNESFATFASVLCQADATQYKNAWTTFANVEKSWAYRQDQLPSTHPVAADIPDIAAVEVNFDGITYAKGASVLKQLVAYVGLEPFLAGLRDYFAAHKFGNATFDDLLAALERSSGRDLSDWGAQWLKTTGINVMRPDFEIGGDKTFTRFTIVQEGAAPGAGETRVHRMKVGVYATDDDGKLVRTSVVELDVDGERTDVPDLVGTAAGELVLLNDDDLTYASVRLDPASLMVATERIADIADPMPRTLIWSAAWEMTRQAEMTARGFVDLVSRGIAAETEIGVVQRVLLQATTALDSYADPQWAASTGWPAFAARLLELARGAEAGSDHQLAFVNTLLTGVTFDDQHAVLRGLLDGDDPASHGLAGLSVDTDLRWRIVKALAAAGVVDVAEIDAELQRDPTAAGNRNAEAAKAARPTVEAKAAAWEAAMGDDSLANITVRSITEGFVRPGQGALLAPYAEKYFATVADVWARRSSEVAQTVVIGLYPGWDISDDGLAKADAFLGADHPPALRRLVLEGRDSVARALRAQQFDRTGA; encoded by the coding sequence GTGACTGAGCCGAACCTGACGCGCGACCAAGCAGCTGCCCGCCGAGACGTCCTGACCGACGTGGCCTACCGGATCGATCTGGACCTGACCGACGGCAACGGCAAGCCCGGCGAGACGACCTTCCGATCGACGACGACGATCACCTTCGGCGCACGCCCCGGATCGGAGACCTTCGTCGATCTCGTTGCCCCGCAACTGATCTCCGCGACACTCAACGGAGCGGCGCTCCCCGTCGACGGTTACGACGAAGAGGTCGGCCTCGCGCTGAGCGGTTTGGCCGAGCACAACGAGCTCGTCGTCGTCGCCGATTGTGCGTACTCGAACACCGGTGAGGGCCTGCACCGCTTCGTCGACCCGACCGACGGCGCGGTGTACCTGTACTCGCAGTTCGAGACCGCCGACGCCAAGCGGATGTTCGCCTGCTTCGACCAGCCCGACGTCAAAGCCGTCTTCGACGTCACCGTGAAAGCACCGGCCGATTGGCAGGTCGTGTCCAACGGCGCCACCGCTTCGACGACCGCCGACGACGACGGCAGCGCGACGCATGTCTTCGCGACCACTCCCCTGCTCAGCACCTACCTCGTCGCCCTGATCGCCGGACCGTATTCGCATTGGGCCGACGCCTACTCCGACGAGCACGGCACCATCGACCTGCGACTGTTCTGCCGCGCGTCACTCGCCGAGCACATGGACGCCGACCGCCTGTTCACCGAGACCAAGCAGGGCTTCGACTTCTACCACCGCAACTTCGGCGTCCCCTACGCCTTCGGCAAGTACGACCAGCTCTTCGTGCCCGAGTTCAACGCCGGCGCGATGGAGAACGCGGGCGCGGTGACCTTCCTGGAGGACTACGTCTTCCGCTCGCGGGTCACCAACTACCTCTACGAGCGCCGCGCCGAGACGGTGCTGCACGAAATGGCGCACATGTGGTTCGGCGATCTGGTGACCATGCGCTGGTGGGACGATCTGTGGCTCAACGAGTCCTTCGCCACCTTCGCCTCCGTGCTGTGCCAGGCGGATGCGACGCAGTACAAGAACGCCTGGACCACTTTCGCCAACGTCGAGAAGTCGTGGGCCTACCGCCAAGACCAGCTGCCCTCGACGCACCCGGTCGCCGCCGACATCCCCGACATCGCCGCCGTCGAGGTCAACTTCGACGGCATCACCTACGCCAAGGGCGCCTCGGTGCTCAAGCAGCTGGTGGCCTACGTCGGCCTCGAACCCTTCCTGGCCGGGCTGCGCGACTACTTCGCGGCCCACAAGTTCGGCAACGCCACCTTCGACGACCTGCTGGCCGCGCTGGAGCGCTCGTCGGGACGCGATCTGTCCGATTGGGGCGCGCAGTGGCTCAAGACCACCGGCATCAACGTCATGCGCCCCGATTTCGAGATCGGCGGGGACAAGACCTTCACCCGCTTCACGATCGTCCAGGAGGGCGCCGCGCCGGGCGCCGGTGAGACGCGTGTGCACCGGATGAAAGTGGGCGTCTACGCCACCGACGACGACGGCAAGCTGGTGCGCACCAGCGTCGTCGAGCTCGACGTCGACGGCGAGCGGACCGACGTCCCCGACCTCGTCGGCACCGCGGCGGGCGAACTCGTGCTGCTCAACGACGACGACCTCACCTACGCCTCGGTCCGCCTCGACCCGGCGTCGCTGATGGTGGCCACGGAGCGGATCGCCGACATCGCCGACCCGATGCCCCGCACCCTGATCTGGTCGGCCGCCTGGGAGATGACCCGGCAGGCGGAGATGACCGCGCGCGGCTTCGTCGACCTGGTGTCGCGCGGGATCGCCGCGGAAACCGAGATCGGCGTCGTCCAGCGCGTCCTGCTGCAGGCGACGACCGCACTGGACTCCTACGCCGACCCGCAGTGGGCGGCGTCGACGGGGTGGCCCGCCTTCGCCGCACGTCTGCTGGAGCTGGCCCGCGGCGCCGAGGCGGGTTCCGACCACCAACTCGCCTTCGTCAACACCCTGCTCACCGGCGTCACTTTCGACGACCAGCACGCGGTTCTGCGCGGTCTGCTCGACGGGGACGACCCCGCGTCGCACGGACTCGCCGGACTGTCGGTCGACACCGATCTGCGGTGGCGCATCGTGAAGGCCCTCGCCGCGGCCGGCGTCGTCGACGTCGCCGAGATCGACGCCGAACTGCAGCGCGATCCGACCGCCGCAGGCAACCGCAACGCCGAGGCGGCGAAGGCCGCGCGACCAACCGTCGAAGCCAAGGCTGCCGCGTGGGAGGCCGCGATGGGCGACGACTCGTTGGCCAACATCACCGTCCGGTCGATCACCGAAGGTTTCGTCCGACCAGGTCAGGGCGCACTGCTCGCGCCGTATGCCGAGAAGTATTTCGCGACCGTCGCCGACGTCTGGGCGCGACGTTCGAGCGAAGTGGCCCAAACGGTCGTCATCGGCCTCTACCCTGGCTGGGACATCAGCGACGATGGGCTCGCCAAGGCGGACGCCTTCCTCGGCGCCGACCACCCGCCCGCGCTGCGGCGACTGGTCCTCGAGGGTCGTGACAGTGTCGCCCGGGCCTTGCGGGCCCAGCAGTTCGACCGCACCGGGGCTTAG